In Helianthus annuus cultivar XRQ/B chromosome 9, HanXRQr2.0-SUNRISE, whole genome shotgun sequence, the following are encoded in one genomic region:
- the LOC110875032 gene encoding glycine-rich RNA-binding protein 3, mitochondrial isoform X2, translating to MALINRAGSILRQTVSKHINNEISMASPYICQMTRCMSWKVFVGGLARATNDTSLREAFSPYGEVSEARVITDRKTGRSRGFGFVTFTDYDAGNDAIDDMDQWELHGRTISVCWANKRP from the exons ATGGCGCTCATCAACAGAGCTGGTAGTATACTAAGGCAGACCGTGAGTAAGCACATCAATAATGAAATCTCAATGGCAAGTCCATATATCTGTCAAATGACACGATGCATGAGTTGGAAAGTCTTTGTGGGAG GATTGGCAAGGGCTACAAATGATACAAGCTTGCGAGAAGCTTTTAGCCCATACGGGGAAGTCTCTGAAG CTAGAGTAATCACAGATAGAAAAACTGGCAGGTCTAGAGGTTTTGGCTTTGTTACTTTTACGGACTATGACGCTGGCAATGATGCAAtcgatgatatggatcagtgg GAGTTGCATGGTCGAACGATAAGTGTGTGTTGGGCCAACAAAAGACCATGA
- the LOC110875032 gene encoding glycine-rich RNA-binding protein 3, mitochondrial isoform X1 encodes MHSDTTMALINRAGSILRQTVSKHINNEISMASPYICQMTRCMSWKVFVGGLARATNDTSLREAFSPYGEVSEARVITDRKTGRSRGFGFVTFTDYDAGNDAIDDMDQWELHGRTISVCWANKRP; translated from the exons ATGCATTCAG ATACAACCATGGCGCTCATCAACAGAGCTGGTAGTATACTAAGGCAGACCGTGAGTAAGCACATCAATAATGAAATCTCAATGGCAAGTCCATATATCTGTCAAATGACACGATGCATGAGTTGGAAAGTCTTTGTGGGAG GATTGGCAAGGGCTACAAATGATACAAGCTTGCGAGAAGCTTTTAGCCCATACGGGGAAGTCTCTGAAG CTAGAGTAATCACAGATAGAAAAACTGGCAGGTCTAGAGGTTTTGGCTTTGTTACTTTTACGGACTATGACGCTGGCAATGATGCAAtcgatgatatggatcagtgg GAGTTGCATGGTCGAACGATAAGTGTGTGTTGGGCCAACAAAAGACCATGA
- the LOC110875032 gene encoding glycine-rich RNA-binding protein 3, mitochondrial isoform X3: MHSDTTMALINRAGSILRQTVSKHINNEISMASPYICQMTRCMSWKVFVGGLARATNDTSLREAFSPYGEVSEGLEVLALLLLRTMTLAMMQSMIWISGSCMVER, from the exons ATGCATTCAG ATACAACCATGGCGCTCATCAACAGAGCTGGTAGTATACTAAGGCAGACCGTGAGTAAGCACATCAATAATGAAATCTCAATGGCAAGTCCATATATCTGTCAAATGACACGATGCATGAGTTGGAAAGTCTTTGTGGGAG GATTGGCAAGGGCTACAAATGATACAAGCTTGCGAGAAGCTTTTAGCCCATACGGGGAAGTCTCTGAAG GTCTAGAGGTTTTGGCTTTGTTACTTTTACGGACTATGACGCTGGCAATGATGCAAtcgatgatatggatcagtgg GAGTTGCATGGTCGAACGATAA